Proteins co-encoded in one Thermochromatium tepidum ATCC 43061 genomic window:
- the recD gene encoding exodeoxyribonuclease V subunit alpha, translating to MRIDIGMLVGNMIAHDGEGQRALQLEDWDRLGALRPLDLALTRFIRAHGPETDPWVLLAIALTSARTGQGHICLDLKAALESPHTLLTAGDADLPASPGPGAELAAWLATLTLDDWVARLTQSSVIEKAWASRPPSDTTAAKIAAPQSEPAPLVLGGTPERPLLYLRRYWTYEQRIQAGLSARLHRTLDQPEDRMRALLEVLFEAEESGTLPWQRIACALAACRAFAIITGGPGTGKTTTVVRLLALLQSLALEAGASPLRIRLAAPTGKAAARLNESIAGQVERLPFDRLPDIRPAIPIQAVTLHRLLGPLPDSRGFRYRAGHPLPADLVVVDEASMLDVELMAALLDALRPEARLILLGDQDQLASVEAGAVLGDLCRRARAAHYTPKTRDWLERVTGARLPEALIDPAGRPLDQAIVMLRHSYRFRAEGGIGALAELVNTGRLDGAPVSAPCTALDTLFARRSDPSLGQIRRIRLSDERDPRFDQLVFTAYWGRSGYLALLHEQRPPDDAPPEAFDAWARAVLRAQAGFQLLTALRQGPWGAEGLNRRIQHRLSQGPDASSLGARTSTQIQIQGGQPWFEGRPVLVTCNDYRLGLMNGDIGITLRVPVKSTPPQRWERGQGEGAQPSSVLRVAFPSGDGSDAIRWILPSRLQNVETVFAMTVHKSQGSEFDHTALILPPVSSPVLTRELLYTAITRAKSVFTLIDTQEEVLCGALGRRVERASGLALALDSDQDASLNEDQPSARGGASDS from the coding sequence ATGCGAATCGACATCGGTATGTTGGTAGGCAACATGATCGCGCACGACGGGGAGGGACAAAGGGCCTTGCAGCTAGAGGACTGGGATAGGCTTGGCGCCCTACGCCCGCTCGATCTGGCCCTGACCCGATTCATCCGGGCGCATGGACCGGAAACGGATCCCTGGGTCCTGTTGGCGATCGCCCTGACCAGCGCGCGCACCGGTCAGGGTCACATCTGTCTAGACCTGAAGGCCGCGCTCGAATCGCCGCACACCCTATTGACCGCAGGCGACGCGGATCTGCCCGCGTCGCCAGGACCTGGTGCCGAGCTGGCTGCATGGCTCGCGACCCTGACGCTGGACGACTGGGTGGCGCGTCTGACGCAGTCCAGCGTGATCGAGAAGGCCTGGGCGTCGCGCCCGCCATCCGACACCACTGCGGCCAAGATAGCCGCGCCCCAGTCCGAGCCGGCGCCCCTGGTCCTCGGCGGGACGCCTGAACGCCCGTTGCTCTATCTACGCCGCTACTGGACCTATGAGCAACGCATCCAGGCAGGCCTCTCAGCGCGTCTTCACCGGACGCTCGACCAGCCTGAGGACAGGATGCGCGCCTTGCTCGAGGTGCTCTTTGAGGCCGAGGAGTCCGGCACACTCCCCTGGCAACGCATCGCCTGTGCGCTGGCCGCGTGCCGTGCCTTCGCCATCATCACCGGCGGTCCGGGCACAGGCAAGACCACCACGGTCGTGCGTCTGCTCGCCTTGCTGCAAAGCCTTGCGCTGGAGGCCGGCGCATCGCCGCTGCGTATCCGGCTTGCTGCCCCGACCGGAAAGGCGGCGGCACGGCTCAACGAATCCATTGCCGGACAGGTTGAACGCCTGCCTTTCGACCGACTCCCCGACATTCGCCCAGCGATCCCGATCCAGGCCGTCACCCTGCATCGTCTGCTCGGTCCGCTCCCAGACAGCCGCGGCTTCCGCTATCGCGCCGGGCATCCGCTGCCGGCTGATCTGGTGGTCGTCGATGAGGCCTCGATGCTTGATGTCGAGCTGATGGCGGCGCTCCTCGATGCGCTGCGACCCGAGGCGCGCCTGATCCTACTCGGCGACCAGGATCAACTCGCCTCGGTCGAGGCCGGTGCCGTGCTGGGCGACCTGTGTCGGCGCGCCCGCGCGGCGCATTACACCCCCAAGACGCGCGACTGGTTGGAGCGGGTGACAGGCGCGCGCTTGCCTGAAGCGCTGATCGATCCGGCGGGCCGACCGCTGGATCAAGCCATCGTCATGCTGCGTCACAGCTATCGCTTTCGCGCCGAGGGCGGGATCGGCGCCCTGGCCGAGCTGGTCAACACCGGGCGGCTGGACGGCGCACCGGTCAGCGCACCCTGCACCGCCTTGGATACCCTCTTTGCTCGCCGCTCCGACCCAAGTCTCGGACAGATCCGGCGGATTCGTCTGAGCGACGAACGCGACCCCCGCTTCGACCAACTGGTGTTCACGGCCTACTGGGGACGCTCGGGCTATCTCGCACTGCTGCACGAACAGCGCCCACCGGACGATGCCCCTCCCGAAGCCTTCGACGCCTGGGCGCGCGCCGTGCTCAGGGCCCAGGCGGGATTCCAGCTGCTCACCGCCTTGCGCCAAGGACCCTGGGGGGCCGAGGGACTGAATCGGCGCATCCAGCATCGATTGAGCCAGGGCCCAGATGCATCCAGCCTCGGCGCAAGGACATCAACTCAGATCCAGATCCAAGGCGGCCAACCTTGGTTCGAGGGACGCCCGGTGCTCGTGACCTGCAACGACTATCGTCTGGGCCTGATGAACGGCGATATCGGGATCACCCTGCGCGTGCCGGTCAAATCCACTCCCCCCCAAAGGTGGGAGAGAGGACAGGGTGAGGGGGCGCAGCCATCCAGCGTGCTGCGCGTCGCCTTCCCGTCCGGTGATGGCAGCGACGCCATTCGCTGGATCCTGCCCAGCCGCTTGCAGAACGTCGAGACCGTGTTTGCCATGACGGTGCACAAGTCGCAGGGTTCAGAGTTCGACCATACCGCCCTGATCCTGCCCCCAGTCTCCAGTCCGGTTCTGACACGCGAGCTGCTCTATACCGCGATTACCCGCGCTAAGTCGGTCTTCACCCTGATCGACACCCAAGAGGAGGTGCTTTGCGGGGCGCTCGGGCGGCGGGTGGAGCGCGCGAGCGGACTGGCGCTGGCGCTCGACTCGGACCAGGACGCCTCTTTGAACGAGGATCAGCCGTCCGCCCGGGGCGGGGCGAGCGACTCATAG
- a CDS encoding NAD(P)-dependent oxidoreductase, producing the protein MKVAVLGMGLLGAEVALRLKHQGYEVIGWNRGAERAESARRRGLNLASNVWEAIEAADLTLLLLSDAQAIHTTLFKPGETQSLAGRILIQMGTIAPDESQEIAERVSTAGGAYLEAPVLGSLPEARDGRLILMAGGDPDLYARCLPVFRALSRDPHLIGPVGQGAVLKLAMNQLIAGLTATFALSLGLVRREGIAVETFMELLRASALYAQTFDKKLARYLAHDYGMANFPLKHLHKDVVLFRRVAEASGLDVRLIAAIESGCREAEARGFAEADYSALYESLAPPRADG; encoded by the coding sequence ATGAAGGTCGCGGTATTGGGGATGGGTCTACTTGGCGCCGAGGTCGCGCTACGGCTCAAGCATCAGGGCTATGAGGTCATCGGCTGGAATCGCGGTGCCGAGCGGGCCGAGTCGGCGCGCCGGCGCGGGCTCAATCTAGCCAGCAATGTCTGGGAGGCGATCGAGGCCGCGGATCTGACCCTGCTCCTCTTGAGCGATGCCCAGGCCATCCATACGACCCTGTTCAAACCGGGCGAGACCCAGTCGTTGGCCGGGCGCATCCTGATTCAGATGGGGACCATCGCCCCAGACGAGAGCCAGGAGATCGCCGAGCGGGTGTCTACCGCGGGTGGCGCCTATCTGGAGGCCCCGGTGCTCGGTAGTCTGCCCGAGGCGCGCGATGGGAGGCTCATCCTCATGGCGGGTGGCGACCCGGATCTCTATGCGCGCTGTCTGCCCGTCTTCCGCGCCCTGAGCCGGGATCCGCACCTGATCGGCCCCGTGGGGCAGGGCGCGGTCCTGAAGCTGGCCATGAATCAGCTGATCGCCGGTCTGACGGCGACCTTTGCCCTGAGCCTCGGATTGGTGCGGCGCGAGGGGATCGCAGTCGAGACCTTCATGGAACTCCTGCGTGCAAGCGCGCTGTATGCCCAGACCTTCGACAAGAAGCTCGCCAGGTATCTGGCGCACGACTACGGAATGGCCAACTTTCCGCTCAAACATCTGCACAAGGATGTCGTGCTGTTCAGGCGCGTGGCCGAAGCCTCTGGATTGGATGTCCGGCTGATCGCGGCCATCGAGTCCGGCTGTCGCGAGGCCGAGGCCAGGGGCTTTGCCGAGGCGGACTATTCGGCGCTCTATGAGTCGCTCGCCCCGCCCCGGGCGGACGGCTGA
- the aroE gene encoding shikimate dehydrogenase gives MTDRYAVIGNPIAHSKSPLIHAAFARQTGQDLEYGRLLGALDDFAGDVSRFLAAGGRGLNVTLPFKEQAFALAEERSERAELAGAVNTLIRLKDGRLRGDNTDGVGLVRDLACNHGFDFQGARVLLVGAGGAARGVLESLLATGLAHLVIANRTESRALDLARRARLLGPVTGCGFGALAGERFDLIINATSAGLDAAVPAIPNDCLAPGAWVYDMLYGDQPTPFCRWGAEQGAAQALDGLGMLVEQAAESFFLWRGVRPDTAPVIASLRHLESQP, from the coding sequence ATGACCGACCGCTATGCCGTCATCGGCAATCCGATCGCCCACAGCAAGTCGCCCCTGATCCATGCGGCCTTTGCACGCCAGACCGGTCAGGATCTGGAGTATGGGCGGCTGCTCGGTGCGCTCGACGACTTCGCCGGCGACGTAAGTCGCTTCCTGGCTGCGGGTGGGCGGGGTCTGAACGTGACCCTGCCGTTCAAAGAGCAGGCCTTTGCCCTGGCCGAAGAGCGCAGCGAGCGTGCTGAACTTGCCGGTGCGGTCAATACCCTGATCCGGCTCAAGGACGGTCGGCTAAGGGGCGACAACACCGATGGAGTGGGGTTGGTGCGCGATCTGGCTTGCAATCACGGCTTTGACTTCCAGGGAGCGCGGGTCCTGTTGGTCGGTGCCGGTGGGGCGGCGCGCGGTGTGCTCGAGTCGCTGCTTGCAACCGGGCTCGCACACCTGGTCATCGCCAATCGCACCGAGTCCAGGGCGCTGGATCTCGCTCGTCGCGCCAGACTTTTGGGTCCGGTCACCGGCTGCGGGTTCGGCGCGTTGGCGGGCGAGCGTTTCGACCTCATCATCAACGCCACCTCGGCAGGATTGGACGCTGCCGTGCCGGCGATCCCGAACGACTGTCTGGCGCCCGGTGCTTGGGTCTATGACATGCTCTACGGTGATCAACCAACCCCCTTCTGTCGCTGGGGTGCCGAACAGGGCGCGGCCCAGGCGCTCGATGGCCTGGGGATGTTGGTCGAGCAGGCGGCCGAGTCGTTTTTTCTCTGGCGCGGGGTGCGTCCGGACACCGCGCCCGTCATCGCCTCACTCCGTCACCTGGAGTCTCAGCCATGA
- a CDS encoding primosomal protein N': MDRAAIWRVAVEAPLADTLDYLPPLDPPPAGSRPGLRLLVPFGRGARVGILIEVVDQSAHPADKLRRVERVLDPEPLFDVLDLRLLAWAAAYYQQPLGAALFAALPARLRTPEPLSVETAPGLRATESGRAVDLETLSRAPKQRALLDALRSEPEGLTLGELTARLGDSQSAIRTLRSKGWITDVQLARAPDPVTETPPLAGPELHAEQQAAVEAVQAAFGAFGAFLLDGVTGSGKTEVYIRLIESVIAQGRQALVVVPEIGLTPQLRERFRTRLPGPIAVLHSALKASERERNWLRAARGEANLILGTRSAVLAPIPRLGLIVVDEEHDDSFKQQDGLRYSGRDLAVRRAQLAGCPVVLGSATPSLETLRNAKLGRYGWLRLTKRAGGARAPTISILDIRNQPLRAGLSPVLRAHMHAELAAGNQILLFLNRRGYAPVLTCHACGWVGECPHCDARLTLHLSERRLWCHHCGWSCPQPDLCPACRRPELQMLGRGTERLEEELVALFPETRIARLDRDSTRRRGELGRVLDAVHRGEIQILLGTQMLAKGHDFPGVTLVGVLELDQALYASDFRAAERIAQLIVQVAGRAGRAERPGRVVLQTRHPEHPLLQSLLREGYSGFAEAALRERAEAELPPYSHLALARAESPNPEDALAFLRQAHELGERLAADSGAIQLLGPIPAPMERRAGRHRAQLLIQCAERPRLQGFLTRWVNEVRTLPRRKGLRWSLDVDPRDLL, from the coding sequence CTGGATCGGGCAGCCATATGGCGGGTCGCGGTAGAGGCGCCACTGGCCGACACCCTCGACTATCTGCCACCGCTCGATCCGCCGCCTGCTGGGTCGCGTCCGGGACTGCGTCTGCTGGTACCCTTTGGACGCGGCGCTCGGGTGGGAATCTTGATCGAGGTCGTCGACCAAAGCGCGCATCCAGCCGACAAGCTCAGGCGGGTCGAGCGGGTGCTGGATCCCGAGCCGCTGTTCGACGTCCTGGACCTGAGACTGCTGGCCTGGGCGGCGGCCTACTATCAGCAACCGCTCGGCGCGGCGCTGTTCGCCGCGCTCCCGGCGCGTCTGCGCACTCCCGAGCCACTGTCGGTGGAAACCGCGCCTGGACTCCGGGCGACCGAGTCTGGCCGGGCGGTCGATCTGGAGACACTCAGCCGCGCGCCCAAACAACGCGCGCTCCTCGATGCCCTGCGTTCCGAACCTGAAGGACTGACGCTCGGCGAGCTAACGGCGCGACTCGGCGACAGCCAGAGCGCCATTCGCACGCTCAGGTCCAAGGGATGGATCACCGACGTTCAGCTCGCGCGTGCGCCCGATCCCGTCACCGAAACGCCGCCGCTCGCCGGCCCTGAACTCCATGCCGAACAGCAGGCCGCCGTCGAGGCCGTTCAAGCCGCTTTCGGCGCCTTTGGCGCCTTTCTGCTCGACGGCGTGACCGGCAGCGGCAAGACCGAGGTCTATATCCGGCTGATCGAGTCTGTCATCGCCCAGGGGCGACAGGCACTCGTCGTCGTGCCTGAAATCGGCCTAACGCCCCAGTTGCGTGAGCGCTTCCGCACCCGACTGCCCGGCCCCATTGCCGTGCTGCATTCGGCACTCAAGGCCAGCGAGCGCGAGCGCAACTGGCTGCGCGCGGCGCGCGGTGAGGCCAATCTGATCCTCGGCACCCGCTCGGCGGTGCTGGCGCCGATCCCGCGTCTGGGACTGATCGTGGTCGACGAGGAGCACGATGACTCATTCAAGCAACAGGATGGACTGCGCTACTCGGGACGCGATCTGGCGGTACGCCGTGCCCAGCTCGCTGGCTGTCCGGTGGTGCTGGGTTCGGCCACGCCCTCGCTGGAGACACTGCGCAATGCCAAGCTCGGACGCTACGGTTGGCTGCGTCTGACTAAGCGCGCCGGCGGTGCGCGTGCGCCGACGATCTCGATCCTCGATATCCGTAATCAGCCACTGCGCGCCGGACTCTCGCCAGTGTTGCGCGCGCACATGCACGCCGAGCTCGCGGCGGGCAACCAGATCCTGCTCTTTCTCAACCGACGGGGCTATGCGCCCGTACTCACCTGTCATGCCTGCGGCTGGGTCGGCGAGTGTCCGCACTGCGACGCGCGTCTGACCCTGCATCTGAGCGAGCGCCGGCTGTGGTGTCACCATTGCGGCTGGTCCTGTCCCCAACCTGATCTCTGTCCCGCGTGCCGGCGTCCGGAGTTGCAGATGCTCGGACGCGGCACCGAACGGCTGGAGGAGGAACTGGTCGCGCTCTTCCCCGAGACGCGCATCGCCCGGCTCGATCGCGACAGCACGCGCCGCCGGGGCGAACTCGGGCGGGTGCTGGACGCGGTCCACAGAGGCGAGATCCAGATCCTGCTCGGTACCCAGATGCTGGCCAAGGGCCATGACTTTCCGGGTGTGACCCTGGTCGGCGTCCTGGAGCTCGACCAGGCGCTCTATGCCAGTGATTTCCGCGCCGCCGAGCGCATCGCCCAGCTCATCGTCCAGGTCGCCGGACGGGCCGGGCGCGCCGAGCGTCCAGGGCGGGTCGTGCTTCAGACCCGTCATCCCGAGCATCCGTTGTTGCAATCACTGTTGCGCGAGGGCTATTCGGGCTTCGCGGAGGCCGCGTTGCGCGAGCGCGCCGAGGCCGAGCTACCGCCCTACAGTCATCTGGCGCTGGCACGCGCCGAGTCACCCAACCCCGAGGATGCCCTGGCCTTTTTGCGCCAGGCGCACGAACTGGGCGAACGGCTCGCCGCTGACTCGGGCGCGATCCAGCTGCTGGGGCCGATCCCGGCACCGATGGAGCGACGCGCTGGACGCCATCGCGCCCAGCTCCTGATCCAGTGTGCCGAGCGTCCGCGCCTGCAAGGCTTCCTCACCCGCTGGGTGAACGAGGTCCGCACCCTGCCAAGACGCAAGGGACTGCGCTGGTCGCTCGATGTCGATCCACGCGATCTGCTGTAA
- the argS gene encoding arginine--tRNA ligase, which produces MKSDIKALLSAALDTLIGEGRLPLAEPPEIQVERAKDSAHGDFASNLALLLAPSLGTRPRDLAHQLVAALPDSPLVARVEIAGPGFINFFLAEDAYLALVPRILASGHDYGRSRLGAGRRVQVEFVSANPTGPLHVGHGRGAAYGAVVADLLEAVGFEVHREYYVNDAGRQMDILATSVWLRYLELCGEELRFPSNGYRGDYVWDIAATLHREHGDAYRVEAEQVFAGLPADAPVEGEPQDQPGDKEAHIDGLIAAAKRLLGDNRYRYVFELGLNTILDDIREDLAQFGVTYQEWYSERSLAERGAVNRAIERLRESGHIYEQNGALWFRSTAFGDEKDRVVVRENGQTTYFASDIAYHLDKLERGFDRVIDIWGADHHGYIPRVKAALQALGEDPDRLEVRLVQFAILYRGGEKVQMSTRSGEFVTLRELRREVGRDAARFFYVMRRCEQHLDFDLDLAKSESSDNPVYYVQYAHARLCAVLRQAAERGLVIEPSPGMHNLERLTEPQEQALLRTLSRYPEVVEQAALKAEPHQLTHYLRELANDLHTYYNAHPFLVEDPDLRDARIKLILATRQVLRNGLGLIGVSAPETM; this is translated from the coding sequence ATGAAGTCAGACATCAAAGCCCTGCTCTCCGCTGCGCTCGACACCCTGATCGGTGAGGGCCGACTCCCTCTCGCCGAACCACCCGAGATCCAGGTCGAGCGCGCCAAGGACAGCGCGCACGGTGATTTTGCCTCTAACCTGGCCTTGCTGCTGGCCCCATCACTCGGCACCAGACCGCGCGACCTTGCACACCAGCTCGTCGCCGCCCTGCCCGACTCGCCGCTGGTGGCACGGGTCGAGATCGCCGGCCCCGGATTCATCAATTTCTTCCTGGCCGAGGACGCCTATCTGGCCCTGGTGCCGCGCATCCTCGCGTCCGGTCACGACTATGGTCGGAGTCGTCTCGGTGCCGGGCGGCGGGTCCAGGTCGAGTTCGTCTCGGCCAATCCGACCGGGCCGCTTCATGTCGGCCACGGTCGGGGGGCGGCCTATGGCGCCGTGGTCGCCGATCTGCTCGAGGCCGTCGGTTTCGAGGTGCACCGCGAATACTATGTCAACGACGCCGGGCGCCAGATGGACATCCTGGCCACCTCGGTCTGGTTGCGCTATCTGGAACTGTGCGGCGAGGAGCTACGCTTCCCGAGCAATGGCTACCGCGGCGACTATGTCTGGGACATCGCCGCCACCCTCCATCGCGAGCACGGCGACGCCTATCGGGTCGAGGCCGAGCAGGTCTTCGCTGGGCTCCCCGCCGATGCCCCGGTCGAGGGCGAACCGCAGGATCAGCCGGGCGACAAGGAGGCCCATATCGACGGACTGATCGCGGCGGCCAAGCGGTTGTTGGGCGATAACCGCTATCGCTATGTCTTTGAGCTGGGCTTAAACACCATCCTCGACGACATCCGCGAGGATCTGGCGCAGTTTGGCGTGACCTATCAAGAATGGTATTCGGAGCGCTCGCTGGCCGAGCGCGGCGCGGTCAATCGCGCCATCGAGCGGTTGCGCGAATCCGGGCACATCTATGAGCAAAACGGCGCGCTTTGGTTTCGCTCGACCGCCTTCGGCGACGAAAAGGACCGGGTGGTGGTGCGCGAGAACGGACAGACGACCTATTTCGCCTCCGATATCGCCTATCACCTAGACAAGCTCGAACGCGGTTTCGACCGGGTCATCGACATCTGGGGGGCCGACCATCACGGCTACATCCCGCGCGTCAAGGCGGCACTCCAGGCGCTCGGCGAGGACCCCGACCGGCTCGAGGTGCGGCTGGTGCAGTTTGCCATCCTCTATCGCGGCGGCGAGAAGGTACAGATGTCGACCCGCTCGGGCGAGTTCGTCACCCTGCGCGAGCTGCGCCGGGAGGTCGGACGTGACGCCGCGCGCTTTTTCTATGTGATGCGCCGTTGCGAGCAACACCTGGATTTCGACCTGGATCTGGCCAAGTCCGAGTCCTCCGACAACCCGGTCTATTATGTGCAGTATGCCCATGCGCGCCTCTGTGCCGTATTGCGTCAGGCCGCCGAGCGCGGACTGGTGATCGAACCGAGCCCAGGGATGCACAACCTGGAGCGCCTCACCGAGCCCCAAGAACAGGCCCTGCTGCGCACCCTGAGCCGCTATCCCGAGGTCGTCGAGCAGGCCGCGCTCAAGGCCGAACCGCATCAGCTCACCCACTATCTGCGCGAGCTGGCCAACGATCTGCACACTTATTACAACGCCCATCCATTCCTGGTCGAGGACCCAGATCTGCGCGACGCCCGGATCAAGCTGATCCTGGCCACCCGCCAGGTGCTGCGCAATGGACTAGGACTGATCGGTGTCTCGGCACCGGAGACGATGTGA
- a CDS encoding SPOR domain-containing protein has translation MPKDYYRGKPPPPSPPSTPPIRRKPNRSCIGWLVGGMALGVVSSNVLAPKAKLPADTLSAARAGQSVSKPTFTYEKILREAEVDISKGPPPPPPAPRPQPQPPQASIGSLDTSEPISPVASEDQLPPPTTPSPGTYVVQVASFSRQADAERLRERLAQLGLATSIQTATLENGKMAYRVRTGGYADRAQAEQVRALLKRHGQDGMTIPIK, from the coding sequence ATGCCCAAGGACTACTATCGCGGCAAACCCCCACCACCTTCCCCGCCCTCCACCCCACCCATCCGGCGCAAGCCAAACCGCTCCTGTATCGGCTGGCTGGTCGGAGGGATGGCGCTGGGCGTGGTCAGCTCCAATGTCCTCGCACCCAAGGCCAAATTGCCTGCGGACACACTGAGCGCGGCACGGGCCGGTCAGTCTGTGTCCAAACCGACCTTTACCTACGAGAAGATCCTGAGAGAGGCCGAGGTGGACATCAGTAAGGGACCGCCGCCGCCACCACCAGCCCCGCGACCCCAGCCACAACCGCCACAAGCCAGTATCGGGTCCCTGGACACATCCGAGCCGATTTCGCCAGTGGCGTCGGAGGATCAGCTCCCGCCACCGACAACACCGAGCCCCGGGACCTATGTGGTACAGGTGGCCTCCTTCAGTCGTCAGGCCGACGCCGAACGGCTCAGGGAACGACTAGCTCAACTCGGTCTGGCGACCAGTATCCAAACGGCCACGCTCGAGAATGGCAAGATGGCCTATCGGGTACGGACCGGCGGCTATGCCGACCGGGCGCAGGCCGAGCAGGTACGTGCCCTGCTCAAGCGCCATGGGCAGGACGGCATGACGATCCCGATCAAGTGA
- a CDS encoding APC family permease — MPSDPHPPFGLRTATLLVIATMIGTGVFTTTGFLLRDLGSQPAVLMAWLLGGLAAACGSLAYAELVAALPHNGGEYQLLGRIYHPALGFIAGFVSLVVGFAAPIAASAIAFGEYLNLALGSERIPPLVSATALVIGASALHSIRLSTGSRVQDLFTLLKALLILIFILGGIFVVIPEHLLGDEGPPVLDALFSPAFAVGLIYISYAYAGWNAAAYVAGEVRDPGRRLPIALILGTLTVTLLYLGVNAVFLGAVPTEELAAANERVGHVAASHVFGASGGRLLSSLIALGLISTVGALVMTGPRIYEAMGRDYPAMRLLARRVKGGGPLIAIWFQTGLAQLMLITASFEALISYAGFTLSVFAALTVAGVFVLRVREPELIRPYRTWGHPVTSLAFITLMVWMVLHAIQERPLVVVVGAATVGVGWLAYRLARRSNLT; from the coding sequence ATGCCCAGCGACCCCCATCCGCCTTTCGGCCTGCGCACCGCGACCCTGCTCGTGATCGCGACCATGATCGGCACCGGGGTCTTTACGACCACGGGCTTTCTGCTGCGCGACCTGGGATCTCAACCGGCAGTGCTGATGGCCTGGCTGCTGGGCGGGCTGGCGGCGGCCTGCGGCTCGCTGGCCTATGCCGAGCTGGTCGCGGCCCTGCCGCACAATGGCGGGGAATATCAGCTGCTTGGACGGATCTATCACCCGGCGCTGGGCTTCATCGCCGGGTTTGTGTCACTGGTGGTGGGCTTTGCCGCGCCGATCGCCGCAAGCGCGATCGCCTTCGGCGAGTATCTGAATCTAGCGCTCGGCTCGGAACGCATCCCGCCGCTCGTCTCCGCGACGGCGCTGGTGATCGGGGCCTCGGCGCTGCACTCGATCCGACTCAGTACCGGCAGCCGCGTTCAGGATCTGTTCACCCTGCTCAAGGCGCTCCTGATCCTGATCTTCATCCTGGGCGGCATCTTTGTCGTCATCCCCGAGCATCTGCTCGGCGACGAGGGACCGCCCGTGCTTGACGCCCTGTTCTCGCCGGCCTTCGCGGTCGGCTTGATCTATATCTCTTATGCCTATGCGGGTTGGAATGCCGCTGCCTATGTGGCAGGCGAGGTACGAGACCCGGGGCGCCGGCTGCCGATCGCGCTGATCCTGGGGACCCTGACAGTCACGTTGCTCTATCTAGGCGTGAATGCAGTCTTCCTCGGTGCCGTACCCACCGAGGAGCTGGCGGCAGCCAACGAGCGTGTCGGCCATGTGGCGGCCAGCCATGTCTTCGGCGCGTCGGGCGGACGTCTGTTGAGCAGTCTGATCGCCCTAGGACTGATCTCGACCGTGGGCGCCCTGGTCATGACCGGGCCACGCATCTATGAAGCCATGGGGCGCGATTATCCGGCGATGCGGCTGCTTGCGCGCCGTGTCAAGGGTGGTGGACCGCTGATTGCGATTTGGTTTCAAACGGGTTTGGCGCAGCTGATGCTGATCACAGCAAGCTTCGAGGCCCTGATCAGCTATGCTGGTTTCACGCTCTCGGTGTTTGCGGCGCTCACGGTCGCGGGCGTCTTCGTCTTGCGAGTGCGCGAGCCGGAACTGATCCGGCCCTATCGCACTTGGGGACATCCGGTCACCTCACTTGCCTTCATCACACTCATGGTCTGGATGGTGCTCCATGCCATCCAGGAGCGCCCGTTGGTGGTCGTTGTTGGCGCCGCGACCGTCGGGGTCGGCTGGTTGGCCTATCGTCTGGCGCGGCGCTCCAACCTCACTTGA
- a CDS encoding FeoA domain-containing protein: MSQTSDPLRLTDLPDDTPARLAEVRGGHQLRRRLLALGLRQGSPLRILQRRGRGLVLASGELRIAIGAGIAEKLWVTPESDQAMFAMQGQSGDEMA; encoded by the coding sequence ATGTCCCAGACCTCAGATCCGCTTCGCCTCACCGATCTTCCGGACGACACCCCGGCGCGACTCGCCGAGGTCCGGGGCGGACATCAGCTCAGGCGCCGGCTGCTGGCGCTGGGGTTACGTCAGGGCAGCCCGCTTCGCATCCTCCAGCGACGCGGCAGGGGATTGGTGCTGGCCAGCGGTGAACTGCGCATCGCCATCGGTGCCGGGATCGCCGAAAAACTCTGGGTGACGCCGGAGAGCGATCAGGCCATGTTCGCGATGCAAGGGCAGTCTGGAGACGAGATGGCGTGA